The Cucumis melo cultivar AY chromosome 5, USDA_Cmelo_AY_1.0, whole genome shotgun sequence genome has a segment encoding these proteins:
- the LOC127149568 gene encoding F-box protein At3g62230 — translation MRTNIHPNEFCGIIFLLNSCPHLKKLTLMLGQGKIFQDYEPPFPMDIGTFWVTNMILINCLSTSLEAVEVKGFTGKQHEIPFLAYLIHYGKLIKTLSLAVDSHDIADTQIYIEKAQILKTIKPASKKIRIHIS, via the exons ATGAGGACTAATATTCATCCAAATGAATTTTGTGGCATAATATTTCTATTGAATAGTTGTCCCCATTTGAAGAAGCTTACTCTCATGCTTGGCCAAGGAAAAATTTTCCAA GATTATGAACCACCATTTCCAATGGACATAGGCACCTTTTGGGTCACAAATATGATACTCATAAACTGTTTATCAACATCTCTTGAGGCAGTGGAAGTGAAGGGCTTCACAGGGAAGCAACATGAAATCCCATTTTTGGCTTATCTTATTCACTATGGTAAGCTTATAAAAACCCTATCTCTTGCTGTTGACTCTCATGATATTGCAGACACCCAAATCTATATTGAAAAAGCTCAGATTCTCAAGACCATCAAACCAGCCTCTAAGAAAATTCGCATTCATATAAGCtga